The Vicia villosa cultivar HV-30 ecotype Madison, WI unplaced genomic scaffold, Vvil1.0 ctg.000044F_1_1, whole genome shotgun sequence genome contains a region encoding:
- the LOC131622775 gene encoding transcription factor MYB102-like: MGRTPCCDKNHGLKKGPWTTEEDEKLIDYIQKHGYGNWRTLPKNAGLQRCGKSCRLRWTNYLRPDIKRGRFSFEEEETIIQLHSILGNKWSTIASRLPGRTDNEIKNYWNTHIRKRLLRMGIDPVTHSPRLDLLDLSSILCSSLYGSSSSSQINNFQTLLTMQQQQQPLMNPELLKLASSLFNTSSHQHQQQHQQQEDYSNNQPCNPQTQNQFPPSHFVQFQDQIQQVPSTNSNVCTNVSSSFHNHSHLFDPNVNTYPSNFTDHNSYNNQDSVPDIDWLENNGFGLSTFKEEIDYTHQLSSYNQYYGSDYNHNQNLMIHQTSNQILSTPSSSPTPMNSNSTGIIGSSNTEDEKESYDSCNNRMKFEIPLHILDSNEFM; encoded by the exons ATGGGAAGAACACCTTGTTGTGATAAAAATCATGGTCTCAAGAAAGGACCATGGACTACTGAGGAGGATGAAAAACTCATTGATTACATTCAGAAACATGGTTATGGCAATTGGAGAACACTCCCAAAAAATGCTG GTTTGCAACGATGTGGTAAAAGTTGTCGTCTTCGTTGGACAAATTATCTTCGACCGGATATAAAACGTGGTCGATTTTCATTTGAAGAGGAAGAGACAATAATTCAACTTCACAGTATTCTCGGAAACAA GTGGTCTACAATTGCATCTCGACTACCAGGAAGAACAGACAACGAAATAAAGAACTACTGGAACACGCACATTCGAAAACGGCTTTTGAGAATGGGAATCGATCCGGTAACACATAGTCCACGACTCGATTTACTAGACCTCTCTTCAATTCTATGTTCATCTCTCTAtggttcatcatcatcatcacaaatcaaCAACTTCCAAACACTCCTTaccatgcaacaacaacaacaaccattgATGAACCCTGAGCTTCTCAAACTTGCTTCATCACTCTTCAACACCTCATCAcaccaacaccaacaacaacatcaacaacaagagGATTATAGTAATAATCAACCTTGTAATCCCCAAACACAAAACCAATTTCCACCTTCACATTTTGTCCAATTCCAAGACCAAATCCAACAAGTACCTAGTACTAATTCAAATGTTTGTACTAATGTCTCATCTTCATTTCACAATCATTCACATTTGTTTGATCCAAATGTGAACACATATCCATCAAATTTCACCGACCATAACTCTTACAACAATCAAGATTCTGTTCCTGATATTGATTGGCTAGAAAATAATGGATTTGGTTTAAGTACTTTTAAAGAGGAAATTGATTATACCCATCAATTATCAAGCTATAATCAATACTATGGTTCTGATTATAATCATAATCAAAATCTTATGATTcatcaaacttcaaaccaaattctATCAACACCATCTTCAAGTCCAACGCCGATGAACTCGAACTCGACCGGTATTATTGGGAGCAGCAATACAGAAGATGAGAAAGAAAGCTATGATAGTTGTAATAACAGAATGAAATTTGAAATTCCTTTGCATATTTTAGATTCCAATGAGTTCATGTAA